One window of Polynucleobacter sp. HIN5 genomic DNA carries:
- a CDS encoding NRDE family protein codes for MCLILFAWKSHPKYPLVVAANRDEFYERNTTGIAWWPEHPDVLAGRDHADVIGSPGTWLGLNRQGRFSALTNVRSPSEKKPDARTRGELPFLYLTNPDKPEHFIEKHSKRFDQYNGFNLLMADLSDPSDAQMHWVSNRVLMGKSVRPRKTFPSQPLTPGVYGLSNAMLDTPWPKVNHRIAAFAQTLAMDAGGLKNADAYLHVLADDHQAPERELPSTGVSLEWEKALSSAFIRTEHYGTRSSTVLRVRNDGNYEMVERRFDAKGVIAHDVITGNLIGSAWANYSV; via the coding sequence ATGTGCCTCATTTTATTTGCCTGGAAATCGCACCCAAAATACCCATTGGTGGTAGCTGCCAATCGGGATGAGTTCTACGAGCGCAATACCACTGGCATTGCTTGGTGGCCTGAGCATCCAGATGTATTGGCCGGTCGAGATCATGCTGATGTGATTGGTAGTCCAGGCACCTGGTTAGGGCTCAATCGGCAGGGGCGTTTTTCTGCACTTACGAACGTGCGCTCACCCAGTGAGAAAAAACCCGATGCGAGAACCCGAGGTGAGCTACCCTTTTTATATCTTACGAACCCAGATAAACCGGAGCACTTCATTGAAAAGCATAGCAAGCGCTTTGATCAGTACAACGGTTTTAATCTACTGATGGCCGATCTGAGCGATCCAAGTGACGCTCAAATGCACTGGGTGAGTAATCGCGTGTTGATGGGCAAATCCGTGCGCCCGCGCAAAACATTTCCAAGTCAGCCACTAACTCCAGGCGTCTATGGGCTATCGAATGCCATGCTCGATACTCCATGGCCCAAAGTGAATCACCGGATTGCTGCGTTTGCTCAAACTCTAGCCATGGATGCTGGCGGCTTAAAAAATGCCGATGCCTATCTCCATGTATTAGCCGATGACCATCAGGCCCCAGAACGTGAACTTCCAAGCACCGGTGTTAGTTTGGAATGGGAGAAAGCGCTTTCCTCGGCTTTTATTCGGACCGAACATTACGGTACGCGTTCAAGCACAGTATTGCGAGTTCGTAACGACGGTAACTATGAGATGGTGGAGCGGCGCTTTGATGCCAAGGGCGTGATTGCGCACGATGTAATTACCGGAAATTTAATTGGCTCCGCTTGGGCCAATTACTCGGTGTAG
- a CDS encoding protein adenylyltransferase SelO, with protein sequence MAFPLQGDDTCQSITPTPLPEPYWVGFSSLLGQELGIALNESGLPADPLWLDVLSGNTLATKEHAFSNPIATAYSGHQFGVWAGQLGDGRAILLGDIGPYEIQLKGSGITRYSRMGDGRAVLRSSIREFLASEAMHALGVPTSRALAVTGSKKPVVREILETAAVCTRLAPSFLRVGHFEHYAAARQTKHLQQLAEYLLDSHYQECRDGDDPYLSLFSAISRRTAELVAHWQSLGFCHGVLNSDNISVLGLTIDYGPFGMMDRFQMDHICNHSDSQGRYAYHRQPQIMHWNMACLAGGMLPLLEKRYSTQEAQQKLQTALEQFPTQYREAWLRRFRAKLGLMDEHANDFVLIENLLQLMHQNRVDFTTTFRLFAQVQSQADDQSNPLRDHFIDRQAFDAWMQSYLDRLKIEQQSDLIRQNMILNTNPKFVLRTYLAQRAIELAQQDDFSEVQKLLQILENPFAEQPEHEAYSAPPPKELEDIILSCSS encoded by the coding sequence ATGGCTTTTCCCCTTCAGGGTGACGATACCTGCCAATCGATTACACCAACACCCCTACCAGAGCCCTATTGGGTCGGATTCTCATCTTTGCTCGGACAAGAGCTCGGTATTGCCCTTAATGAGTCTGGTCTTCCTGCCGACCCACTTTGGTTGGATGTCTTAAGTGGTAATACATTAGCTACCAAAGAACATGCTTTTTCTAACCCAATCGCCACAGCGTACAGCGGTCACCAATTTGGTGTCTGGGCTGGGCAACTGGGCGATGGTCGCGCCATTCTTTTGGGCGACATTGGGCCTTATGAGATTCAATTAAAAGGTTCGGGGATCACCCGCTATTCGCGCATGGGGGATGGACGAGCTGTATTGCGTTCATCCATCCGTGAGTTTTTGGCTAGTGAGGCCATGCATGCTCTTGGCGTACCAACTAGTCGAGCGCTGGCCGTGACAGGATCCAAAAAGCCAGTGGTTCGTGAGATCCTGGAAACTGCAGCGGTCTGTACGCGCTTAGCCCCCAGCTTTCTGCGCGTAGGTCATTTTGAGCACTATGCGGCTGCGCGCCAAACCAAGCATCTCCAGCAATTGGCCGAATATCTTCTCGATAGCCATTACCAAGAGTGCAGAGATGGTGATGATCCTTATCTTTCATTATTCTCAGCGATTAGTCGTCGCACTGCTGAGCTGGTGGCACATTGGCAATCCTTGGGCTTTTGCCATGGGGTTCTCAATAGTGACAACATTAGTGTTTTAGGTCTTACCATCGATTACGGCCCCTTTGGAATGATGGATCGCTTTCAAATGGATCACATCTGCAACCACAGTGATTCGCAAGGAAGGTATGCCTATCATCGCCAACCACAAATTATGCATTGGAATATGGCATGTTTGGCAGGCGGCATGTTGCCTTTATTGGAGAAGAGGTATTCAACCCAAGAGGCTCAGCAGAAATTACAAACCGCCCTCGAGCAATTTCCGACTCAATACCGTGAGGCTTGGTTACGGCGCTTTCGAGCAAAGCTGGGTTTAATGGATGAGCATGCCAATGATTTCGTATTGATTGAGAACTTATTACAACTGATGCATCAGAATCGAGTGGATTTCACAACAACGTTCCGTCTTTTTGCTCAGGTCCAATCGCAAGCCGATGATCAATCTAATCCATTGCGAGATCACTTCATTGACCGACAAGCCTTTGATGCTTGGATGCAATCCTATTTGGATCGATTGAAAATTGAACAGCAGTCTGATCTCATTCGCCAGAATATGATTCTCAATACTAATCCGAAATTTGTTTTGCGTACTTACTTGGCACAGCGCGCCATTGAACTCGCCCAGCAGGATGATTTTTCAGAAGTTCAAAAACTCCTCCAGATCCTTGAAAATCCGTTTGCAGAACAGCCTGAACATGAGGCTTACTCAGCCCCTCCCCCGAAAGAACTTGAGGATATCATCCTTAGCTGTTCCTCTTAA
- the msrB gene encoding peptide-methionine (R)-S-oxide reductase MsrB: MTKSDEQYRQELSEIEYRVTRQAATEPPFSGRYWDHWENGLYRCVCCGTPLFVSNSKFDAGCGWPSYHSPANLQVISEHRDLTHGMIRTEVRCSNCDAHLGHVFEDGPEPTGLRYCINSASLRFEPSQNATLKQSS; encoded by the coding sequence ATGACCAAAAGTGATGAGCAATACCGTCAAGAATTATCGGAAATTGAGTATCGGGTGACGCGCCAGGCGGCAACCGAACCACCCTTCTCGGGTCGCTACTGGGATCATTGGGAAAATGGCCTCTACCGTTGTGTCTGCTGTGGCACCCCATTATTTGTATCAAACTCCAAATTTGATGCGGGTTGTGGTTGGCCAAGTTATCACAGTCCCGCCAATCTTCAAGTCATCAGCGAGCATCGGGATTTGACCCACGGCATGATCCGAACCGAGGTCCGTTGCTCAAACTGCGATGCCCATCTTGGACACGTCTTTGAAGACGGTCCAGAGCCTACTGGACTGCGCTATTGCATTAATTCTGCGTCATTGCGCTTTGAGCCAAGTCAAAACGCCACCCTCAAGCAATCCTCATGA
- a CDS encoding septation protein A codes for MKKFLFDLFPVILFFAAFKLADIYVATIVAIIATIAQIVWLYLRRQKIEGMQWASLVLIVVFGGLTILLKDKTFIQWKPTVLYWLFAAVLFFSAQFFKKNWIESLMGKQVTLKPGSPRSIWIKLNHAWAAFFFFMGVLNLYVAYTFSEDVWVNFKLFGGVGLLILFIIAQGLWLSRHMETDEA; via the coding sequence ATGAAAAAATTTCTCTTTGACCTATTCCCGGTCATTCTCTTTTTTGCTGCATTCAAGCTTGCCGATATCTATGTAGCAACCATCGTGGCGATCATTGCAACTATTGCCCAAATCGTGTGGCTTTATCTGCGTCGGCAAAAAATTGAGGGCATGCAGTGGGCGAGCTTAGTGCTCATTGTTGTCTTTGGTGGTCTCACCATACTCTTAAAAGATAAAACCTTTATCCAGTGGAAGCCCACCGTCTTATATTGGTTATTTGCAGCAGTGCTCTTCTTTAGCGCCCAGTTCTTTAAGAAAAATTGGATTGAGAGTCTGATGGGAAAGCAAGTAACCTTGAAACCCGGCAGTCCGCGTTCAATTTGGATTAAGCTCAATCATGCCTGGGCGGCATTTTTCTTCTTCATGGGTGTTCTGAATCTTTATGTTGCCTATACCTTCTCTGAGGATGTGTGGGTGAACTTCAAACTCTTTGGCGGTGTTGGTTTGCTAATTCTCTTCATCATTGCCCAAGGCCTATGGTTAAGTCGTCATATGGAGACGGATGAAGCATGA
- a CDS encoding BolA family protein — translation MMTNQERIAAFQASLQRQLQPTQLAIDDESHLHAGHAGAAGGAGHFRIKITAQAFTGLNSVARHRLVYGALKEFMPHEIHALAIHAHAPNES, via the coding sequence ATGATGACCAATCAAGAACGCATTGCTGCATTTCAGGCTAGCTTGCAAAGGCAACTACAACCAACTCAGCTCGCCATCGACGATGAGAGTCACTTGCATGCTGGTCATGCGGGTGCCGCCGGGGGTGCAGGTCACTTTCGGATCAAAATTACAGCGCAGGCATTTACGGGTCTTAATAGCGTGGCACGTCACCGCTTAGTATATGGCGCATTGAAAGAGTTCATGCCACACGAGATTCACGCTCTTGCCATCCATGCACATGCACCAAAT